From Sporosarcina sp. Te-1, the proteins below share one genomic window:
- a CDS encoding metallophosphoesterase family protein: MTTLHFRNDGTFKIVQFTDLHWQNGEPEDLRTAELMHNIVNTEQPDLIVFTGDVIYSPNCADPSVAYQSVARIVEEFKIPWATILGNHDAEKNCTKSELIALQQAYPHCLTVPGTKLGDRVGNYTLTVHSHAAYKPSAVLYLLDSGDNGTIPYVGGYAWVTSEQIAWYKACSQQIRMNNSGNPVFSLAFLHIPLPEFKIVWAENICYGFRFEEVCSPKINSGLFSAFVEMGDVKGVFVGHDHINDYWGELYGIRLCYGRATGYNTYGQVGFPRGARVIQLQEGSDTFSSWLILEDGKTIVEQTEHHPEAVSTEKKSK; this comes from the coding sequence ATGACAACATTACATTTTCGCAATGACGGCACATTCAAAATTGTGCAGTTCACCGATTTGCATTGGCAAAACGGCGAACCAGAGGATCTGCGTACTGCTGAACTGATGCACAATATTGTGAACACTGAACAACCGGATTTAATCGTGTTTACCGGCGATGTGATCTATAGTCCGAATTGTGCTGATCCAAGTGTTGCTTACCAAAGCGTGGCGCGGATAGTTGAAGAGTTCAAAATCCCTTGGGCAACCATACTCGGAAACCATGACGCCGAAAAAAACTGCACTAAATCGGAGCTAATTGCCTTGCAACAGGCATATCCTCATTGTTTGACTGTCCCCGGTACCAAGCTTGGAGACCGGGTGGGAAATTATACACTCACTGTTCACTCTCACGCAGCATATAAGCCAAGCGCGGTACTATACTTACTTGATTCAGGGGATAATGGAACAATACCTTATGTGGGAGGATATGCCTGGGTCACTTCTGAGCAAATCGCATGGTATAAAGCATGCTCTCAGCAAATTCGAATGAATAATAGCGGAAACCCGGTATTTTCACTCGCATTTCTTCATATACCCCTGCCAGAGTTTAAAATTGTGTGGGCTGAGAATATCTGCTATGGATTTCGTTTCGAGGAAGTGTGCAGCCCTAAAATAAACTCTGGACTGTTCTCCGCATTTGTCGAGATGGGTGACGTCAAAGGCGTCTTTGTCGGACATGATCATATTAATGACTACTGGGGCGAACTGTATGGTATTCGTCTCTGCTATGGTCGGGCGACAGGCTATAACACCTACGGTCAGGTAGGATTTCCTCGCGGCGCCCGTGTCATTCAGCTGCAGGAAGGTAGCGATACATTCAGCTCATGGCTAATCCTTGAAGATGGTAAAACAATTGTGGAACAGACCGAGCATCATCCTGAAGCTGTGAGTACAGAAAAGAAAAGCAAGTAA
- a CDS encoding multicopper oxidase family protein → MRQIIMIAVSAFSIAVISGCSAKPEAHESREHQMGNENHSTMNATMMEGHMSHDNVVHLNDSTGEHDLKIPPLLQRDPGEEIVYTVRAQKGETELFDGIQTKTYGYNGTFLGPMISVEKGEIIKIKTINELDEPTTFHWHGLKVAGDIDGGPHDPIQPDEERVIEFQVAQDAATLWFHPHPEGNTAAQVYNGLAGLLYIQDEKSEQLGLPSQYGENDFPLLFQDRLFDDQKQLNYEAAQNSDGTIGDTLLVNGTLNPKLTVPGEHVRFRLLNGSNARNFTFKLNTGEPFVQIATDGGLLNKPIQMSEITLTPSERAEIVIDFSSQNNKMDDLALVNEDGSILLPFDVADQHVEKSTLPDEMNDFALTEEEKSLPVSKKVELFGMMEHVTINGKKFDPNRIDFTQKQGVTEVWEIYNKPDMMGGMIHPFHIHGTQFKVISRNGKEPPENERGWKDSISVKPDERVKIAVQFKDKGIYMFHCHILEHEDNGMMGQIKVE, encoded by the coding sequence ATGCGACAAATCATTATGATCGCTGTCAGTGCTTTCAGTATTGCGGTAATTAGCGGGTGCAGTGCGAAGCCGGAGGCTCATGAGAGTAGGGAACATCAGATGGGAAATGAGAATCATTCCACGATGAATGCGACTATGATGGAAGGTCATATGAGCCATGATAATGTTGTTCATTTGAATGACTCCACAGGGGAGCATGATTTGAAGATTCCACCGTTGCTTCAACGTGATCCGGGAGAGGAAATCGTCTATACTGTGCGAGCGCAAAAAGGAGAAACGGAACTTTTTGATGGGATTCAAACCAAAACATATGGATACAATGGTACGTTTCTAGGGCCGATGATTTCAGTGGAGAAAGGCGAAATAATCAAAATTAAGACGATCAATGAATTGGATGAACCGACTACGTTTCATTGGCATGGACTAAAGGTGGCGGGGGATATAGATGGAGGACCTCACGATCCAATTCAGCCTGATGAGGAAAGGGTCATTGAATTTCAAGTAGCCCAAGATGCAGCAACGTTATGGTTCCACCCTCATCCTGAAGGCAATACCGCTGCACAAGTATATAACGGGCTTGCCGGATTGCTTTATATACAGGATGAAAAATCGGAACAGCTTGGATTGCCTAGCCAGTATGGAGAAAATGACTTTCCTTTGCTTTTTCAAGATCGGTTGTTTGATGACCAAAAGCAGTTGAATTACGAGGCCGCCCAAAATAGTGATGGAACGATCGGTGATACATTGCTTGTGAATGGGACGCTCAATCCGAAATTGACTGTACCGGGCGAGCATGTCCGTTTCCGACTGCTGAATGGATCAAATGCGAGAAACTTTACATTCAAGCTAAACACAGGAGAACCGTTCGTCCAAATCGCTACGGATGGCGGTCTATTGAATAAACCGATCCAGATGAGTGAAATCACGCTCACTCCATCGGAACGTGCGGAAATTGTCATTGATTTTTCTAGTCAGAATAATAAGATGGATGACTTGGCTTTAGTGAATGAGGATGGCTCCATTCTTTTACCGTTTGACGTGGCGGATCAACATGTGGAAAAAAGTACTTTGCCGGATGAAATGAATGATTTTGCTCTAACAGAAGAAGAAAAGAGCCTGCCGGTCTCAAAGAAGGTGGAACTCTTCGGAATGATGGAGCACGTGACGATCAACGGCAAGAAGTTTGATCCAAATCGAATTGACTTTACACAAAAGCAAGGGGTCACGGAAGTGTGGGAGATTTACAATAAGCCGGACATGATGGGCGGCATGATCCACCCCTTCCATATCCATGGGACACAATTCAAGGTCATTTCGCGAAACGGAAAAGAGCCGCCGGAAAATGAGCGGGGCTGGAAGGATAGTATTTCCGTCAAACCGGACGAGCGTGTAAAAATAGCAGTTCAATTTAAGGATAAAGGGATTTATATGTTTCATTGCCACATCCTTGAGCATGAAGACAATGGAATGATGGGGCAAATAAAGGTGGAATAA
- a CDS encoding DUF819 family protein, translating to MLDPALLAIVISVILANLKGVPSSAEVYGVVAQYAIPLSIAMMLLSVEIKAMLKLSKKPIVSIALAGLSVSAVRVIAGIIFAPMIEEGWKIAGMFVGTYTGGSANLTAIGYGHFCSSCCLHELVKPGKSGY from the coding sequence ATGTTAGATCCCGCACTATTGGCCATTGTGATAAGTGTAATTCTAGCCAACTTGAAAGGGGTTCCCTCTAGCGCGGAAGTCTATGGTGTTGTTGCTCAATATGCGATTCCGCTCTCAATTGCCATGATGCTTTTAAGTGTCGAGATAAAGGCAATGCTTAAATTATCGAAGAAGCCAATTGTCTCGATCGCTTTAGCTGGTCTAAGCGTTAGTGCAGTGAGAGTGATTGCGGGCATCATTTTCGCACCGATGATAGAGGAAGGATGGAAAATTGCTGGTATGTTTGTTGGTACATATACGGGAGGCAGTGCAAACTTAACTGCCATCGGTTATGGACACTTCTGCTCTAGTTGCTGCCTTCATGAATTGGTGAAACCTGGTAAGTCCGGCTATTGA
- a CDS encoding DUF4183 domain-containing protein yields MCHSCCENNHFWPRIKAIDIRSVQLPPNDIPKVTIIPLIKRYFYIVTENIDLTNGTILPANLFTDDNGNSITEFQLFHPSGYVNLYINAMMQEGGAYNVTQDSLTINPFNATIFAGTPIIIESVGFQQI; encoded by the coding sequence ATGTGCCACAGTTGTTGTGAAAATAATCATTTTTGGCCCCGTATAAAAGCTATTGATATTCGTTCTGTTCAACTTCCTCCAAACGATATCCCTAAAGTCACTATTATTCCGTTAATAAAAAGATATTTCTATATTGTTACAGAAAATATTGATTTAACTAACGGGACAATCCTTCCAGCTAATTTATTTACAGATGACAATGGTAATTCAATAACAGAATTCCAACTTTTTCATCCTAGTGGATATGTCAATCTTTATATCAACGCTATGATGCAAGAGGGTGGTGCTTATAATGTAACCCAGGATTCGCTAACTATTAACCCATTTAATGCAACAATTTTTGCTGGAACTCCAATAATTATAGAGTCAGTGGGATTTCAACAAATATGA
- a CDS encoding DMT family transporter: MHNYKYLGGLLGAIYIAVIAFSVTKISVHLAVISAVFGQMVMSALIDHFGWFQIQSNPVNIQRIFGLILLFISMILIYRGSIESN, encoded by the coding sequence ATTCATAATTATAAGTATTTAGGAGGGCTATTAGGAGCCATTTATATTGCTGTTATCGCATTCTCTGTAACTAAAATTAGTGTACATTTAGCTGTTATAAGTGCCGTGTTTGGCCAAATGGTGATGAGCGCACTTATTGATCATTTTGGTTGGTTTCAAATTCAATCTAACCCAGTGAATATACAACGTATTTTCGGTTTAATATTACTGTTTATTTCGATGATACTTATATATCGGGGAAGTATTGAATCTAATTAA
- a CDS encoding DeoR/GlpR family DNA-binding transcription regulator yields MFPQQRHELIIQRLIEDKSIRTSELIELFGVSFETIRRDLEYLEGEGYLKRVHGGAIPKEPDYSKEIPLPLRESIYVEEKTELAGIAARFVSEGMSIALDVSTTNLQIVKALKTKFNRLTIITNSLPIINELINMPDYTLIMIGGIIRQAEQSIIGDLAEEFTSRFHADLFFMSLSGVTLEEGITDNAIGEIQVKKIMHANAKRTIALTDSSKFEQLSLLKVCNCKEVECFVTDSKISRNIVEKYRAQGIEIVFQ; encoded by the coding sequence TTGTTTCCACAGCAGCGGCATGAGCTTATTATCCAAAGATTAATTGAAGATAAGTCGATCCGTACCTCTGAACTTATAGAGCTATTTGGAGTATCCTTTGAAACAATCAGGCGTGATTTGGAGTATTTGGAGGGCGAAGGATATCTTAAGCGGGTGCACGGCGGAGCCATCCCGAAAGAGCCCGACTATAGTAAGGAAATCCCACTCCCGCTCCGCGAATCCATTTATGTAGAAGAAAAAACCGAGCTAGCCGGAATCGCCGCACGGTTTGTCAGTGAAGGCATGTCCATCGCCCTTGATGTAAGTACGACAAATTTACAGATTGTTAAGGCACTGAAGACTAAGTTTAATCGGCTGACGATTATTACCAATTCACTACCCATCATAAATGAACTTATCAATATGCCCGACTACACACTTATAATGATTGGCGGCATCATCCGTCAGGCCGAACAAAGCATCATCGGCGACCTTGCCGAAGAATTCACCTCCCGCTTTCATGCCGATTTATTCTTTATGAGCTTAAGTGGTGTTACGCTTGAAGAAGGTATTACTGATAACGCAATCGGCGAGATACAAGTCAAAAAAATTATGCATGCCAATGCCAAGCGTACAATTGCATTGACTGACAGCAGCAAGTTCGAGCAGCTTTCTCTGCTGAAGGTATGCAACTGCAAGGAAGTTGAATGCTTTGTCACTGATTCTAAAATCTCACGAAACATCGTCGAGAAATACCGGGCACAAGGCATTGAAATTGTTTTTCAGTGA
- a CDS encoding MATE family efflux transporter, giving the protein MKRNQSMIQTMEPHKLFRRYLIPSLSGMMLMAINILVDGLFVSHGVGEKGLAGVNIAVPIYSVILSVSLWIGMGGATLYSIAHGQNKQHRAKEIFTHSIILAIATTGLIILFCLLFEQPLAYLFGANDSIISYVDGYLHIILVFGLVFVLENILSIFIRNDGNPTLAMVGLIVTSVMNIILNYLFIFIFHWGVQGAAYATVIGTFIGILVLLTHFLTKRKQLGFVYTKLDFSILGNIFSIGFPSFIVEGSTAVMMVSFNITFSHYVGEEGVVAYAVVNYMHTVFLMLFIGIGAALQPITSYHYGAKLYQRMKQFIRIAIITAFGLGAAVFIIGLVGKGFIINLFGIDIPEIIDYTKIGIVYFFAGYLFLGINMVFVEFYQSIGKIRIATWIVLSRSLILFIPLLWILPNLLGPNTIWLVFPAAEGLTVLLVYLALKFKWMELVPLEKIELSKIRGN; this is encoded by the coding sequence ATGAAAAGAAATCAATCAATGATCCAAACGATGGAACCCCATAAATTATTTAGGAGGTATTTAATCCCTTCTTTATCTGGAATGATGTTGATGGCGATCAATATTTTAGTCGATGGTCTATTCGTCAGTCATGGTGTTGGAGAAAAAGGCTTAGCGGGGGTTAACATCGCTGTACCGATTTACTCGGTCATTTTATCCGTCTCTTTGTGGATTGGCATGGGTGGTGCCACGTTGTATTCAATTGCACACGGTCAAAACAAGCAACATCGTGCGAAAGAAATATTTACACATTCGATTATACTTGCAATTGCAACAACAGGATTAATTATTCTATTCTGTCTATTATTTGAGCAACCACTTGCATATTTATTTGGAGCAAATGATTCAATTATTTCATATGTTGACGGTTATCTTCACATTATCCTTGTATTTGGGCTTGTCTTTGTACTTGAGAATATTTTAAGTATTTTTATTCGAAATGATGGAAATCCTACGCTCGCAATGGTAGGATTAATCGTTACATCTGTTATGAACATTATTTTAAATTATCTTTTTATCTTTATTTTCCATTGGGGAGTACAAGGGGCCGCTTATGCAACAGTAATCGGTACCTTCATAGGAATTCTCGTTTTACTTACACACTTCTTAACGAAGAGAAAACAATTAGGGTTCGTCTATACGAAACTTGATTTTTCTATATTAGGTAACATTTTCTCAATTGGTTTTCCGAGTTTTATCGTGGAAGGCTCAACCGCAGTGATGATGGTTTCATTCAATATAACATTTAGCCATTATGTCGGAGAAGAGGGGGTCGTAGCCTATGCAGTAGTCAACTATATGCATACGGTGTTTCTTATGCTTTTTATCGGAATTGGAGCAGCCCTTCAACCCATAACAAGTTACCATTATGGTGCAAAACTCTATCAACGTATGAAACAATTTATTCGGATTGCGATCATTACTGCATTCGGTCTTGGAGCAGCTGTATTTATTATTGGTCTTGTCGGAAAAGGATTTATTATTAACTTATTCGGGATCGACATTCCTGAAATTATCGATTATACAAAAATTGGAATAGTCTACTTTTTTGCGGGGTATCTGTTTTTAGGGATCAACATGGTCTTTGTGGAATTTTATCAATCCATTGGAAAAATCCGCATTGCAACATGGATTGTCTTAAGTCGTAGCCTTATCTTATTCATCCCTTTGCTTTGGATTTTACCGAATCTCTTGGGTCCTAATACCATTTGGCTCGTCTTTCCAGCAGCCGAGGGATTAACGGTACTTCTCGTTTACCTAGCGTTAAAATTCAAATGGATGGAACTTGTGCCTTTAGAAAAGATTGAGCTGTCCAAAATTCGGGGTAATTGA
- a CDS encoding RidA family protein: MNEKITRKNPEFMPKPVGNYTHITRVPKNAELFVTSGQIGIDMDGNVPFDFNEQVTNTFTNIKKLLESEELNQDNIIKVNIWATEEIDWDYLDSKWEALFGDKFPAMTIAYITKLGLPELKIEIELWCAKV; this comes from the coding sequence ATGAACGAAAAAATCACAAGAAAAAATCCTGAATTTATGCCCAAACCCGTGGGTAACTATACTCATATCACGAGAGTTCCAAAAAATGCTGAGTTATTTGTAACATCAGGTCAAATTGGAATTGATATGGACGGTAATGTTCCTTTTGACTTTAATGAGCAAGTAACAAACACATTCACAAATATAAAAAAGCTCTTAGAATCTGAAGAATTGAATCAGGATAATATTATTAAAGTAAACATCTGGGCAACAGAAGAAATAGATTGGGACTACTTAGATTCAAAGTGGGAAGCACTTTTCGGCGACAAGTTTCCAGCTATGACGATCGCTTATATAACCAAACTAGGTTTGCCAGAGTTGAAAATTGAAATTGAACTTTGGTGCGCAAAAGTGTAA
- a CDS encoding DMT family transporter: MKTWHYALVVFFGGCCYGILSTFVKLAYLAGFSVNEVIGSQYFFGTLLTWVLFLFTKKKKITLNQTFKLLLSGIPLALTSIFYYQALQTLSASLAIIFLFQFVWIGTLFEWILYKKKPQIGKMISIAILLIGSVLAASIILEGGFVLSWPGTVWALLAAFTFTTFIFLSSAVGKDTPCILKSALLSTGGLVVVLLLFPPMFLFDLPVLMGVAPFGLLLGLFGVVFPPLLFSIGMPNIGPGLGTILTSSELPVAVTMSSLILAEQVSWSQWIGVILILVGIIVGNINFKRQKRVFACIKKTLREVFRISESH; the protein is encoded by the coding sequence ATGAAAACTTGGCATTATGCCTTAGTTGTTTTTTTCGGTGGATGTTGTTACGGAATATTATCGACATTTGTTAAACTTGCTTATTTAGCAGGTTTTTCGGTGAATGAGGTAATAGGCAGCCAATATTTCTTTGGAACACTGCTTACCTGGGTACTATTTTTGTTTACAAAAAAGAAAAAAATAACTTTAAATCAAACATTCAAACTACTATTATCAGGAATTCCTTTGGCTTTAACGAGTATTTTTTATTATCAAGCACTACAAACACTTAGTGCTTCACTGGCAATCATTTTTCTATTTCAATTTGTTTGGATTGGTACACTCTTTGAGTGGATTCTTTATAAAAAAAAGCCGCAAATAGGGAAGATGATTTCTATAGCCATTCTTCTAATTGGTTCAGTTCTAGCAGCAAGCATTATTTTAGAAGGAGGCTTCGTTCTTTCATGGCCAGGGACGGTATGGGCACTACTTGCGGCTTTTACGTTTACAACTTTCATTTTTCTTAGCAGCGCAGTTGGTAAAGATACTCCGTGCATACTGAAAAGCGCTCTTCTTTCCACGGGAGGTTTGGTAGTTGTCTTATTATTATTCCCACCAATGTTTCTATTTGATTTACCCGTCTTAATGGGTGTTGCACCGTTTGGATTACTTCTCGGTTTATTTGGAGTAGTTTTCCCACCACTTTTATTTTCGATTGGAATGCCGAATATCGGTCCGGGACTTGGCACAATATTGACATCCTCTGAGCTTCCAGTAGCTGTTACAATGTCTTCACTAATTTTAGCTGAGCAAGTGAGCTGGTCACAATGGATTGGTGTTATTCTCATACTGGTTGGAATTATTGTTGGTAATATCAACTTTAAAAGGCAAAAAAGAGTCTTCGCTTGCATAAAAAAAACACTTCGTGAAGTTTTTAGAATCTCTGAAAGCCATTAA
- a CDS encoding DUF4183 domain-containing protein, whose translation MALSIININVNVAGTSTRFFDVLAANLTVADGTTIPVADFLDDSGTTATSFPIVVNGYYNFYINGVLQEGDSYTISATQLTFNGVTGTITAGTPLVVEAVELVTQT comes from the coding sequence ATGGCTCTTTCAATTATTAATATTAATGTAAATGTTGCAGGTACTTCGACTAGATTCTTTGATGTTTTAGCAGCAAATTTGACGGTAGCTGATGGCACTACTATTCCTGTTGCTGACTTTTTAGATGATAGCGGAACCACTGCAACTTCATTTCCAATTGTAGTAAATGGCTACTATAATTTTTACATCAACGGTGTATTACAAGAAGGTGATTCGTATACAATTTCAGCAACGCAATTAACTTTCAACGGCGTTACCGGTACAATCACAGCAGGAACTCCATTAGTAGTTGAAGCTGTGGAATTAGTTACACAAACTTAA
- a CDS encoding CocE/NonD family hydrolase C-terminal non-catalytic domain-containing protein translates to MRTAKLANTLKKGHRIRLTITSSADQSIFPNHNTGHNPATDTRTELAIQRVYNTKDYPRHIENAYRLLFHTTYICKFSCCK, encoded by the coding sequence ATTCGGACAGCCAAACTTGCTAATACGCTTAAAAAGGGCCACCGCATACGCCTAACCATCACTTCGAGTGCAGATCAATCTATTTTCCCGAATCACAATACAGGTCATAACCCTGCTACTGATACGAGAACCGAACTAGCAATTCAAAGAGTTTACAATACGAAAGACTATCCGAGGCATATTGAAAATGCCTATCGTTTGCTTTTTCACACCACATACATCTGCAAATTCTCCTGTTGTAAATAG
- the udp gene encoding uridine phosphorylase has protein sequence MQYSEEGMQYHVGVRRGEIGEYVILPGDPKRCVKIAQYFEEAKLIADQREYVTYSGYLDGVKVSVTSTGIGGPSAAIAMEELVKAGAHTFIRVGTCGGINNDVKGGDLVIATGAIRMEGSSREYAPIEFPAVASYEMVNALIRSAQLMSQDYHVGVVHCKDSFYGQHEPENKPISYELMNKWESWKRLGALASEMESAALFTVANYLGVRCGSIFLTVANQERALAGLENKVVHDTDTAIKVAVEAIRNLIKNEFY, from the coding sequence ATGCAATATTCAGAAGAAGGAATGCAGTATCATGTGGGTGTTCGACGAGGAGAGATTGGGGAGTATGTAATTTTGCCAGGAGACCCCAAACGCTGTGTTAAAATCGCTCAATATTTCGAAGAAGCGAAGCTTATCGCGGATCAAAGAGAATACGTGACGTATAGTGGATACTTGGACGGTGTTAAAGTCAGTGTGACATCAACAGGAATTGGAGGACCTAGTGCTGCCATAGCTATGGAGGAGTTGGTGAAAGCAGGAGCTCATACCTTCATTCGAGTCGGTACTTGTGGAGGAATAAATAACGATGTAAAAGGTGGAGACCTTGTCATTGCAACGGGTGCAATACGCATGGAAGGTTCTAGCAGAGAGTATGCTCCAATAGAATTCCCAGCTGTCGCAAGTTATGAAATGGTAAATGCCTTAATTCGAAGTGCTCAACTCATGAGTCAAGATTATCATGTTGGTGTAGTGCACTGCAAAGACTCATTTTATGGACAGCATGAGCCGGAAAACAAACCGATAAGTTATGAACTTATGAACAAGTGGGAGTCATGGAAAAGACTAGGTGCATTGGCTTCTGAAATGGAGTCTGCGGCGTTGTTCACGGTGGCTAATTATCTGGGTGTCCGTTGTGGTTCCATTTTCCTTACAGTTGCCAACCAAGAAAGAGCACTCGCCGGACTTGAAAATAAAGTAGTTCATGATACAGATACAGCAATTAAAGTTGCAGTTGAGGCTATCCGAAATCTTATTAAAAACGAATTCTATTAA
- a CDS encoding DMT family transporter codes for MLLCVFECYYVESTERREYPIIQVILVLCSGLAHAVWNMLAKKSTDKAVFLWAIYAPTTALLLPILIIELTNAAFSVREWTMLALSLLMQALYSSLLANTYKTGELSQVYPILRGTSTLLIPLIGVLVLREVLSLWGWIGINCMLVGFIIMVKNDVAASHPSPTSSSKPVLLAIAVGLCITTYTIIDKVNLQYLSPVALLEVTNTGFMLGLTPSVLQANRLKQAIRHHKHIIWIGAILSPGSYLLFLFAARSANISTIAPIREIGIVFGTLLGLFVLRESQGMRRIVASIVVVSGIIIIAISSH; via the coding sequence TTGCTTTTATGTGTATTTGAGTGTTATTATGTTGAATCAACAGAGAGAAGGGAATACCCGATTATTCAAGTTATTCTCGTTTTATGCTCTGGTTTAGCGCATGCAGTCTGGAATATGCTAGCAAAGAAAAGTACGGATAAAGCTGTATTTTTGTGGGCAATTTACGCACCCACCACAGCTCTTCTGCTGCCGATCTTAATCATCGAACTGACTAACGCTGCTTTTTCTGTCCGCGAGTGGACTATGCTAGCCTTGTCACTGCTTATGCAAGCACTCTATTCTTCACTTCTTGCCAACACCTACAAAACAGGTGAATTATCGCAAGTATATCCGATATTACGCGGAACATCGACATTGCTCATCCCTCTTATCGGCGTTTTGGTATTGCGAGAAGTCCTTTCCTTATGGGGGTGGATCGGCATTAACTGTATGTTAGTTGGCTTTATCATTATGGTCAAAAACGACGTTGCTGCTTCTCACCCTAGCCCAACTTCATCCAGTAAACCCGTCCTGCTTGCAATTGCGGTCGGTCTCTGCATTACAACCTATACAATAATCGATAAAGTAAATTTGCAGTATTTATCACCCGTAGCCCTGCTAGAGGTTACCAATACCGGGTTTATGCTAGGACTGACACCCTCCGTCTTGCAGGCTAACCGTTTGAAGCAGGCTATTCGCCATCATAAGCATATCATTTGGATTGGCGCCATCTTATCTCCCGGGTCATACCTGCTTTTTTTGTTTGCGGCCAGAAGCGCTAATATATCCACCATCGCCCCGATACGCGAGATCGGCATTGTCTTCGGCACATTACTCGGGTTGTTCGTTCTTAGAGAATCTCAGGGCATGCGCAGAATTGTAGCCTCTATTGTCGTTGTCTCCGGCATTATTATTATCGCAATATCCAGTCATTAA